The DNA region TTGCAAAGGAAAAACTGTAACTCCAGGACTAATTGACTCACATACACATTTAATACATGCGGGCTCAAGAGAATATGAACTTTTTGAAAAAATAAAGGGTATAAAATACTTGGAAATTCTTGAATCAGGTGGAGGAATCTATGATACCGTTGAGGCTACTAAAAAAGCATCTTTTAAGGAATTATACGAAAAAGCCGAAAAAAGTCTAAATATAATGCTAAGTTATGGAGTTACTACTATAGAAGCAAAAAGTGGTTATGGGCTCGATGATTTTGAAACAGAATTAAAGCAATTGGAAGTTATGAAAGAGTTGAACAAAAACCACCCTGTAGACATAGTACCTACTTTTTTAGGAGCCCATGCTGTTCCTAAAAAATATAGAAACAACAGTGACGATTTTGTTGAAAAACTATTAAAAGAAATGATTCCATTCGTTTCTGAAAAAAGGTTAGCTAAATTTTGTGATGTGTTTTGTGAAAAAGGAGTATTTACAGTAGAGCAAAGTAGAAAAATTCTATCAGAAGCTAAAAAATTTGGGTTACTTCCTAAAATTCATGCAGACGAAATAGAAAGTACTGGAGGTGCTGAATTAGCAGCTGAATTAGGTTGTATATCAGGTGATCATTTGGTAGGAGCAAGCTATAATGGTTTAAAAATGATGGCAGAAAAAGGAGTAATTGCAAATCTCTTACCTACAACTACATTTTTTCTTCAAAGTGAAAAATATGCAAAAGCAAGAAAAATGATTGATTTAGGAATACCTGTTACACTTTCTACAGACTATAATCCTGGAAGTTCTCCCACAGAAAATCTACAATTAGTAATGAGTTTTGGAGCCATTAAATTAAATATGACACCGCAAGAAATAATTAATTCTGTGACTATAAATGCTGCTGCTTCCTTAAAACTGGAAAATCAAGTTGGAAGTATTGATGAAGGAAAAAATGCTGATATATCAATTTTTGACACACCAAGTTTAGAGTATTTAATATATCATTTTGGGATAAATCATACTTATATGGTTATAAAAAATGGGAAAATAGTATATAATAAAAATCCCATCCTATAAAATAAGATAAATGTATTTAATATTTACATAGCATTTACTTAATATTAACTATAAAATATGAATAACTCTTGACAATATTCTAAAAATGTGATATTATTTTAATAAGGATCTGAGAGAAGGGGTGTTGAAGTAGTAAGAAAGGGTGCTCAGATTCTCAATTGCCCCTTTAGAACGGGGTGAGAGTTGTAGGTTAAGGAAGGTGTAGTGTGTTTAGTAACGGGAGTGTTGTTACATGGGGTTCCTGCATGGCTACGCAAAGATAAAGAGTAAAACCTTGCGTATGATGTGTAGCTTGCAGGAACCCATTTTTGTTTATATTACAACAATTGTCAATATTCCAACTATAAAACAATAATAAGAAAAATATTTTAGTTTTCCTGCTATAACTGTTTTTTGAAGTAAAAATAATCCAAATAATCCTGCTATAAAAGCCGATAAAGTTCCTATTATAATTGAGAAATCAAAATAAACTTGGTTAATTTCTAATATTCCTGCTCCAAATGTAACCGGTAAACTCATTAAAAAGGAATATTTGACTGCATCTTCTCTTTTTGTCTTCATTAATAATGCTCCAAATAAAGTTGCACCACTTCTTGAAATTCCCGGGAAGATCGCTATTGCTTGCATTATACCTATAATCAAGGCATCTATATAAGAGATTTCTCTCAAAGTTTTCTTTCCTTTTAAAGAATCGGAAATAAATAACAATATTCCAGTTATCAACAAAAAAATGCCTACAAGAGTAGTTGAAGAAAAAGCACTTTCAATCTTTGATTCCACTGTAAAACCAACTAAAACTGCCGGTATAGAAGAAACTATCAACTTCATAATTAAAGAAAGAGACGACTTTTCCCATTTGAACAATCCAACAATTAAACCGATTACTTCTTTCCACACAAAAATCAATACCGCAAAAAAAGTTGCCAAATGGAGAAGAGCGAAATAGGGTACATTCGTCTCTATCTCCATAAAATTAGAGAAAATTACTAAGTGTCCCGAACTTGAAACAGGTAAAAACT from Petrotoga sp. 9PWA.NaAc.5.4 includes:
- the hutI gene encoding imidazolonepropionase, which gives rise to MKKEEATLVLKNISNLITLKGPNRARIKREMSETGLINNGIIAVKNDKIIYVGQGTLPKNIKTTAETKIIDCKGKTVTPGLIDSHTHLIHAGSREYELFEKIKGIKYLEILESGGGIYDTVEATKKASFKELYEKAEKSLNIMLSYGVTTIEAKSGYGLDDFETELKQLEVMKELNKNHPVDIVPTFLGAHAVPKKYRNNSDDFVEKLLKEMIPFVSEKRLAKFCDVFCEKGVFTVEQSRKILSEAKKFGLLPKIHADEIESTGGAELAAELGCISGDHLVGASYNGLKMMAEKGVIANLLPTTTFFLQSEKYAKARKMIDLGIPVTLSTDYNPGSSPTENLQLVMSFGAIKLNMTPQEIINSVTINAAASLKLENQVGSIDEGKNADISIFDTPSLEYLIYHFGINHTYMVIKNGKIVYNKNPIL
- a CDS encoding undecaprenyl-diphosphate phosphatase, whose product is MKNIILGIVQGLTEFLPVSSSGHLVIFSNFMEIETNVPYFALLHLATFFAVLIFVWKEVIGLIVGLFKWEKSSLSLIMKLIVSSIPAVLVGFTVESKIESAFSSTTLVGIFLLITGILLFISDSLKGKKTLREISYIDALIIGIMQAIAIFPGISRSGATLFGALLMKTKREDAVKYSFLMSLPVTFGAGILEINQVYFDFSIIIGTLSAFIAGLFGLFLLQKTVIAGKLKYFSYYCFIVGILTIVVI